A single Vanacampus margaritifer isolate UIUO_Vmar chromosome 7, RoL_Vmar_1.0, whole genome shotgun sequence DNA region contains:
- the nfil3-5 gene encoding nuclear factor, interleukin 3 regulated, member 5, with translation MENLNLHISSTSTKNAMEVDSFTTYGDLPSPLPEDGARSSRQGKGAKPSVASRRKREFISDEKKDDSYWEKRRKNNEAAKRSREKRRLNDMVLENRVMALNEENVRLKTELLQLKLRFGLISTASYIEKSQQIASSAAAGNISSNGSSSSGTPNNAYLSSSGYSSASQVMLNSDSSEAEQPSRGERHSVLPKYSPRGSVSDLSDGSSRDSPEPMGYNIKKEPHNMEMARLDGAGLSANGLPSRPYHGIHPALMSPHQQSTQLAEAAIDYQQQGHSEASSSVAQATSSQRSVILYRSSSGCYPMESQRPDEPHGQHSKFSECSATIAEVAEKLERTKTMDCEQYEYSEELQAQYSSQQQHESRHRPYSCRGQEEAEHRNPFAPNLVHSTEEGLSAFSQHNGYLNTMDEEPPVLTYEGGPRADGFYRENSSAKDTSSSDGDPRSSDKEASTDDESPSSSSSDISSYHQKASATGGPHRECQAEVKATALPHKLRLKNRAMSSGAIRAHMEGFSMSPSPTLPQHPYLALPSNSNSCQISREADDEVDYAEELELGPDERLDSQKASGSG, from the coding sequence ATGGAAAACCTGAATCTCCACATCTCATCCACCAGCACCAAAAATGCCATGGAGGTGGACAGTTTTACTACCTATGGCGATCTCCCGTCCCCTCTTCCCGAGGACGGGGCACGGTCCAGCCGCCAGGGTAAAGGCGCCAAGCCTTCTGTGGCATCCCGCCGCAAGCGGGAGTTCATCTCCGATGAGAAAAAAGACGATTCATATTGGGAAAAACGGAGGAAGAACAACGAAGCAGCAAAGCGCTCACGGGAAAAACGTCGTCTGAATGACATGGTTCTGGAGAACCGGGTCATGGCCCTGAATGAGGAGAATGTTCGTCTAAAAACAGAACTACTGCAGCTCAAGTTGCGCTTTGGACTCATCAGCACGGCGTCCTACATTGAGAAAAGCCAGCAGATCGCTAGCAGCGCGGCTGCCGGTAACATAAGTAGCAAcgggagcagcagcagcggcaccCCCAATAACGCCTACCTCTCAAGTAGCGGCTACTCCAGCGCGTCCCAGGTGATGCTCAACTCGGACTCGTCGGAAGCCGAACAGCCCAGCCGCGGCGAGCGCCACTCGGTGCTCCCCAAGTATTCTCCCAGGGGATCCGTCTCAGACTTGTCTGATGGCTCCTCAAGGGACAGCCCCGAACCTATGGGCTACAACATCAAGAAGGAGCCTCATAACATGGAGATGGCAAGACTGGATGGCGCCGGGCTCTCGGCCAACGGATTGCCAAGTCGTCCTTACCACGGCATCCATCCTGCGTTGATGTCTCCTCACCAGCAGAGCACACAATTGGCCGAAGCTGCCATCGACTACCAGCAACAGGGGCACTCGGAGGCCTCGTCTTCCGTCGCCCAAGCCACTTCTTCGCAACGGAGTGTCATCCTGTACCGCTCTAGCAGCGGCTGCTACCCCATGGAGAGCCAGAGGCCAGACGAGCCGCATGGCCAGCACTCAAAGTTCTCCGAATGTTCGGCGACCATCGCCGAGGTCGCCGAGAAGCTGGAGAGGACAAAGACGATGGACTGCGAGCAGTACGAATACTCCGAGGAGCTGCAGGCGCAGTACAGCAGCCAACAGCAGCACGAGAGCCGTCACAGGCCGTACAGCTGCCGAGGTCAGGAGGAAGCTGAGCACCGGAACCCTTTTGCTCCCAATCTGGTCCACAGCACCGAGGAGGGCCTGTCGGCGTTCTCGCAGCACAATGGCTACCTCAACACGATGGACGAAGAGCCCCCGGTTCTCACCTATGAGGGAGGCCCGAGAGCCGATGGCTTCTACCGAGAGAATTCCTCCGCTAAAGATACGTCATCTAGCGACGGGGACCCCCGGAGCTCCGACAAGGAGGCTTCGACCGACGACGAATCCCCCTCCTCGTCATCCTCAGACATCAGCAGCTACCACCAGAAAGCGTCAGCAACCGGCGGGCCGCACAGAGAGTGCCAGGCTGAGGTCAAAGCGACCGCCCTTCCCCACAAGCTGCGCCTCAAGAACCGAGCCATGTCCAGCGGGGCGATAAGAGCACACATGGAGGGGTTTTCCATGTCCCCGTCCCCCACCCTGCCCCAGCACCCTTACCTGGCACTGCCTAGCAACTCGAACAGCTGCCAGATCAGCAGAGAGGCAGACGACGAGGTGGACTACGCTGAGGAGCTCGAGCTCGGGCCAGATGAGAGATTGGACTCACAAAAGGCATCCGGTAGTGGTTAG